A region of Anolis sagrei isolate rAnoSag1 chromosome 2, rAnoSag1.mat, whole genome shotgun sequence DNA encodes the following proteins:
- the TUBA1A gene encoding tubulin alpha-1A chain: MRECISIHVGQAGVQIGNACWELYCLEHGIQPDGQMPSDKTIGGGDDSFNTFFSETGAGKHVPRAVFVDLEPTVIDEVRTGTYRQLFHPEQLITGKEDAANNYARGHYTIGKEIIDLVLDRIRKLADQCTGLQGFLVFHSFGGGTGSGFTSLLMERLSVDYGKKSKLEFSIYPAPQVSTAVVEPYNSILTTHTTLEHSDCAFMVDNEAIYDICRRNLDIERPTYTNLNRLIGQIVSSITASLRFDGALNVDLTEFQTNLVPYPRIHFPLATYAPVISAEKAYHEQLSVAEITNACFEPANQMVKCDPRHGKYMACCLLYRGDVVPKDVNAAIATIKTKRTIQFVDWCPTGFKVGINYQPPTVVPGGDLAKVQRAVCMLSNTTAIAEAWARLDHKFDLMYAKRAFVHWYVGEGMEEGEFSEAREDMAALEKDYEEVGVDSVEGEGEEEGEEY; encoded by the exons atG CGTGAATGCATCTCTATCCACGTTGGCCAAGCCGGAGTCCAGATTGGCAATGCCTGCTGGGAGCTCTACTGCCTGGAACATGGCATCCAGCCTGATGGGCAGATGCCCAGCGACAAGACCATTGGGGGAGGAGACGACTCCTTCAACACTTTCTTCAGTGAGACAGGAGCTGGCAAACACGTCCCCAGGGCTGTCTTTGTAGACTTGGAACCAACTGTGATTG ATGAAGTGCGCACAGGAACCTACCGGCAGCTTTTCCACCCCGAACAGCTCATCACTGGTAAGGAAGATGCAGCCAACAACTACGCCAGGGGCCACTACACTATTGGCAAGGAGATCATTGACTTGGTCCTGGACAGGATTAGGAAGCTG GCTGACCAATGCACAGGTCTCCAGGGCTTTCTGGTCTTCCACAGCTTTGGTGGTGGCACTGGCTCTGGTTTTACCTCCTTGCTGATGGAGCGCCTGTCTGTTGACTATGGGAAGAAGTCCAAGCTAGAGTTCTCCATCTACCCAGCCCCACAGGTCTCCACAGCTGTAGTTGAGCCCTACAACTCCATTCTGACCACCCACACCACCCTGGAGCACTCCGACTGCGCCTTCATGGTAGACAATGAGGCCATCTATGACATCTGCCGCAGGAACCTTGACATTGAGCGCCCCACTTACACTAATCTTAATAGGTTAATTGGTCAAATTGTGTCCTCCATCACAGCCTCCCTACGATTTGATGGTGCCCTGAATGTAGATCTGACTGAATTCCAGACCAACTTGGTGCCCTATCCCCGTATCCACTTCCCCTTGGCCACCTATGCCCCGGTCATCTCTGCTGAGAAAGCTTACCATGAACAGCTTTCTGTAGCTGAGATCACCAATGCTTGCTTTGAGCCGGCCAACCAGATGGTGAAATGTGACCCTCGTCACGGTAAATACATGGCCTGCTGCCTCCTGTACCGTGGGGATGTGGTTCCCAAAGATGTCAATGCTGCTATTGCCACCATCAAGACCAAACGCACCATCCAATTTGTAGACTGGTGCCCCACTGGTTTCAAAGTGGGCATCAACTACCAGCCCCCTACAGTGGTCCCTGGAGGTGACCTGGCCAAAGTGCAGCGTGCTGTCTGCATGCTGAGCAACACCACCGCCATTGCGGAGGCCTGGGCTCGCCTGGACCACAAGTTTGACCTGATGTATGCCAAGCGTGCCTTTGTCCACTGGTACGTTGGGGAggggatggaggaaggagagTTCTCCGAGGCCCGGGAGGACATGGCTGCCCTGGAGAAGGATTATGAAGAAGTGGGTGTGGATTCAgttgaaggagaaggggaggaagaaggagaggaataCTAA
- the LOC132768225 gene encoding tubulin alpha-1B chain: protein MRECISIHVGQAGVQIGNACWELYCLEHGIQPDGQMPSDKTIGGGDDSFNTFFSETGAGKHVPRAVFVDLEPTVIDEVRTGTYRQLFHPEQLITGKEDAANNYARGHYTIGKEIIDLVLDRIRKLADQCTGLQGFLVFHSFGGGTGSGFTSLLMERLSVDYGKKSKLEFSIYPAPQVSTAVVEPYNSILTTHTTLEHSDCAFMVDNEAIYDICRRNLDIERPTYTNLNRLISQIVSSITASLRFDGALNVDLTEFQTNLVPYPRIHFPLATYAPVISAEKAYHEQLSVAEITNACFEPANQMVKCDPRHGKYMACCLLYRGDVVPKDVNAAIATIKTKRSIQFVDWCPTGFKVGINYQPPTVVPGGDLAKVQRAVCMLSNTTAIAEAWARLDHKFDLMYAKRAFVHWYVGEGMEEGEFSEAREDMAALEKDYEEVGVDSIEGEGEEEGEEY, encoded by the exons ATG CGTGAGTGCATCTCCATCCACGTTGGCCAAGCCGGAGTCCAGATTGGCAATGCCTGCTGGGAGCTCTACTGCCTGGAACATGGCATCCAGCCTGATGGGCAGATGCCCAGTGACAAGACCATTGGGGGAGGAGACGACTCCTTCAACACTTTCTTCAGTGAGACAGGAGCTGGCAAACATGTCCCCAGGGCTGTCTTTGTAGACTTGGAACCAACTGTGATTG ATGAAGTGCGTACAGGAACCTACCGTCAGCTCTTCCACCCTGAGCAGCTCATTACTGGCAAGGAAGATGCAGCCAACAATTACGCCAGGGGCCACTACACTATTGGCAAGGAGATTATTGACTTGGTCCTTGACAGAATCAGGAAACTG GCTGACCAATGCACAGGTCTCCAGGGCTTTCTGGTCTTCCACAGCTTTGGTGGTGGCACGGGCTCTGGTTTTACCTCCTTGTTGATGGAGCGCCTGTCTGTTGACTATGGAAAGAAGTCCAAGCTGGAGTTCTCAATCTACCCAGCCCCTCAAGTCTCCACAGCCGTAGTTGAGCCCTACAACTCCATTCTGACCACCCACACCACCCTGGAACACTCCGACTGCGCCTTCATGGTAGACAATGAGGCCATCTACGACATCTGCCGCAGAAACCTTGACATTGAGCGCCCCACTTACACCAACCTTAACCGCCTGATCAGCCAGATTGTGTCCTCCATCACAGCCTCCCTACGATTTGATGGTGCCCTGAATGTAGATCTGACCGAATTCCAGACCAACTTGGTGCCCTATCCTCGTATCCACTTCCCCTTGGCCACCTATGCCCCGGTCATCTCTGCTGAGAAAGCTTACCATGAACAGCTTTCTGTAGCTGAGATCACCAATGCTTGCTTTGAACCGGCCAACCAGATGGTGAAATGTGACCCTCGTCACGGTAAATACATGGCCTGCTGCCTCTTGTACCGTGGGGATGTGGTTCCCAAAGATGTCAATGCTGCTATTGCCACCATCAAGACCAAGCGTAGCATCCAGTTTGTGGACTGGTGCCCCACTGGTTTCAAGGTGGGCATCAACTACCAGCCCCCTACAGTGGTCCCTGGAGGTGACCTGGCCAAAGTGCAGCGTGCTGTCTGCATGCTGAGCAACACCACCGCCATTGCGGAGGCCTGGGCTCGCCTGGACCACAAGTTTGACCTGATGTATGCCAAGCGTGCCTTTGTCCACTGGTACGTCGGGGAggggatggaggaaggagagTTCTCCGAGGCCCGGGAGGACATGGCTGCCCTGGAGAAGGATTATGAAGAAGTGGGTGTGGATTCCATTGAaggagagggggaagaggaaggagaggaatattag